In Silene latifolia isolate original U9 population chromosome X, ASM4854445v1, whole genome shotgun sequence, the following proteins share a genomic window:
- the LOC141619056 gene encoding uncharacterized protein LOC141619056: MGYGVGILLISPKGEHVPVSIKLDFLATNNVAEYEACLLGLRNAISLNIKRLPVHGDSSLVINQVTGSWKIKCNSLAPYQAKIEELEKYFEEIHYVHLPREEN; encoded by the coding sequence ATGGGATATGGGGTCGGAATCCTCCTCATTTCACCAAAGGGAGAACATGTACCTGTATCCATCAAGTTAGATTTCCTCGCCACCAACAATGTTGCTGAGTACGAAGCATGCCTACTGGGTTTGCGGAATGCTATCAGTCTAAATATAAAGAGGTTACCGGTACATGGTGACTCATCtttagtcattaaccaagtaacaGGGTCGTGGAAAATCAAATGTAATAGTTTGGCACCTTACCAGGCTAAGATAGAGGAATTGGAAAAGTATTTCGAGGAAATACACTATGTCCATTTACCCAGAGAAGAGAATTAA